From the genome of Mycobacteriales bacterium:
TCACCGAGCCGGTCGACCTCACCGAGGAGGTCATGCGGCTCGAGGGGTACGACGCGATCCCCAGCGTCCTGCCGCCCGCCCCGGCCGGGCGCGGCCTCACCCGGACGCAGCGGCTGCGGCGCCGCATCGGCTGCGCGCTCGCCGACGCGGGCTACGCCGAGGTCGTGCCGTACCCGTTCATGGCCGAGTCCGCGCCGGACGCGTTGCTGCTCCCCGAGGGCGACCCGCGCCGCGACGCACCACGCGTCGCGAACCCGGTCTCCGACGCCGAGCCGCTGCTCGCCACGACGCTGCTGCCCGGGCTGCTCGCCTCGCTCGCCCGCAACGTCGGGCGCGGCATCGCTGACGTCGCGTTGTTCCAGGTGGCACCGGTGTTCCGCGGCGCGGCGGGCAGCGCGCCGCGGCCGTCGCTCGACGCGCGGCCGTCACCGGACGAGCTCGCCGCGCTGGACGCGGCGCTGCCGGAGCAGCCGTGGCACCTCGGCGTGGTGCTGACCGGCGGCCGCGAGCCGCGCGGCCACTGGGGCACCGGCCGGGCCGCGTCGTGGGCGGACGCCGTCGAGGCGGCCCGGGTCGCCGCGCGCGCCGTCCACTGCGCGGAGCTCACCGTGCGGCGCGGCGACGCGCCGCCGTGGCACCCGGGCCGCTGCGCCGAGCTGGTCGTCGACGGCACCGTCGTCGGCTGGGCGGGCGAGCTGCACCCGCGCGCCTGCGCCGCGCTCGGCGTGCCGCCGCGCACCTGCGCCGCCGAGCTGGCGCTGGAGCCGGTGCTGGCGGCGGCCGTGGACTTCGTGGCGGCGCCGCCGCTGTCGACGTTCCCGCCGGCGCAGGTCGACGTCGCGCTCGTCGTCGGCCGCGACACCCCGGCCGCGGACGTGGAGACGGCGCTGCGCGCGGGCGCGGGCGAGCTGCTGGAGGAGATCCGGCTGTTCGACGTCTACGCGGGCGCGCAGGTGGGGGAGGGGCGGCGGTCGCTGGCCTACCAGCTCCGGTTCCGCGCGCCGGACACGACGCTCACCGACGAGCAGGTCAACGCCATGCGCGACGCCGCCGTCGCCGAGGCCGCCGCGCGCACCGGAGCCACGCTGCGCGGCGCCTGACACCCGCCCCTCGCCGCCGCCGCCCGGTAGGGTCGGGCCGTGCCCC
Proteins encoded in this window:
- a CDS encoding phenylalanine--tRNA ligase subunit beta is translated as RPVIALRVSVPGQRAGVPYDRGTVERRLRDVGCDVSGGDPLTVVPPSWRPDLTEPVDLTEEVMRLEGYDAIPSVLPPAPAGRGLTRTQRLRRRIGCALADAGYAEVVPYPFMAESAPDALLLPEGDPRRDAPRVANPVSDAEPLLATTLLPGLLASLARNVGRGIADVALFQVAPVFRGAAGSAPRPSLDARPSPDELAALDAALPEQPWHLGVVLTGGREPRGHWGTGRAASWADAVEAARVAARAVHCAELTVRRGDAPPWHPGRCAELVVDGTVVGWAGELHPRACAALGVPPRTCAAELALEPVLAAAVDFVAAPPLSTFPPAQVDVALVVGRDTPAADVETALRAGAGELLEEIRLFDVYAGAQVGEGRRSLAYQLRFRAPDTTLTDEQVNAMRDAAVAEAAARTGATLRGA